One Triticum dicoccoides isolate Atlit2015 ecotype Zavitan chromosome 3B, WEW_v2.0, whole genome shotgun sequence genomic window, TCGGCTGTCACCTTCTGCATCACCTTTGGGTTCCTTATCAGCTCAGCGATCGTCCACTCTAGTGTAGCTGTCTCGCTGCCGCCACTAAGCAGGTCCTGTGTGAAACATTGATTGTAGAGGGAGTTTCATTTTTCAGACTTAAGAGGGTCGGGGAGCTTCTCTTTATTCAATACCGGTGATGCATGTACATGATTTATTTTTTATCTGACGATTGTCTACTTGTATAGCATAATTATTTACAAAAGTCATTAGCTCAATTATGCAAGCAAGTACAACAGTACTAGATTATAATTCTTTTCTATCCTTTTACAAGAGTTTACTCTATACCCCTATAAAAAGAGTACAAAAAGTGTATACGATGTAATACTACCTAAGATCCATAACAAGTGCGCAGTTTTAAACGTCAACCTTAGTTTAAAACTGTGACACATATTTTGGACCGAAGGGTGTAATTCTTTTAAATAAACATTAAAATAATGGCTTGCATAGGAAAACACTTCTAGATTAACTAGTTTCTTAAACATTTCAGAATTACTATTTTTTATACAAAATATAGCAAAGTTGTGTTTAAAAAGTAGTAAGTATGGAATAAATTTTTTACTATCTAGTAACGATTTTACAACCATACAATATGTAAAAGTATATGTTATTATGACTCAGGATAATAAAACTGAAACTTCAAAGAGGAAtttggaagagagagagagagagagagagagagagagagagagagagagagtatttaCAAAGATGACGTATTTGACGGCGTCCATGTCGAGTCTGCCCTCCTCCTGCATGCTTAGCAGCACGTCGAGCAAGTgctcgtccttctggtcttggtttcCGGCACCTTCCATCCTCCGCCTCTCGAGTCGCTCCCGGATGATGGTGTCGAGGATGTCATGCCCGGTGTCGTGGCACTCCTTGGCGCGGCGCACGGCCCCGCTGAGCCAGCTAGCAAGCCGGGATGACGGCCACAAGTCCGGTGGGTTGAAGCCCGCTACGAGCTTCATGGAGCGGTCGAGTGTGCTGAGGAACACGGCGCGCTCCTTGAACCGGCGGTCACCCATGACGGCGCGGACCGTTATGTCAGAGACGAGGGCCGAGAGGAGAGGGCGCATCTCCACGGGTCGCGTGGCTGCCGCCGCCTCGGCGACGTCTCGGAGCATGACGGCGACCTCCTCTTCGCGGATGGTGCGGAAGGACAGGACACGCCGTGCCGATAGGAGCTCCATGACGGCTATCTTCCGAAGCTGGCGCCAGTAGTCGCCGTACGGCGCGAAAACGATGTCCCGGCCGCCGTTGGTGAGCACGCTTGCTGTGGCACGCAGGGGCCGCGTCGCGAACGCCAGGTCGTGCGTCTTCATGACCGCAAGGGCACCCTCTGGGGACGACACCACCAGCGTCGGCACGTCCCCGAGCCGGAGGAGCATCACCGGCCCGTGGCGCTGCGCTAGGTCACGCATGGCGTGGTGGGGGAGCTGACCGGCGAGGTGGTGCAGGCTGCCGATCACCGGCAGCTGCCACGGCCCGGGAGGCTCGTTCGCTGTGGAGCGCCTGCGGAAGCGCCTGGAGAGAAGAACAATGCACAATGACAAGAGAGCTAAGACGAGGTAGACGACCTCCATTATTTGCATGCTCTAGCTGAGGGTTTTAATTCCACGACTCGTTGCAAATTGAGCGGTTGCATGGCTTGCTTTTATAGAGGATGTACGGTCTTATCTTACCACAAAAACCATATTTTATATGGCGGCTGCTAAGCGTTAGACGGGAAAATGTCAGCCACCTAGCTACTAGCTAGGCATCCCATCTGACGCTCCTGGCCGTTGGATCCACATCAGGGCATCACTCTTCGCCGTCATAAGTTCTAggatttttttagtcccaacttataagtcttaAGTCCCTGAAAAGTCCCTATCTGTTTGGTTTCTGTGACTTATaagtccctataaaatcatattacaattataagtccctataagactcTCTCTGAGAGTCTTATTTCATGAGTCCCAAATgtccactttaagtccctataagtccctcctgtttggtttagatgggacttatagaaacttttttaagtccctaaaccaataagtctctgaaaacaaacaCCCTCAAAAAGTCTGTAGCACGAGGAGGTCGCGAATCGCTCAGCTGTAGCACGAACACCCTCGGCCCCGTTACCACAACCCGCCGCTGCGTCGCTGATGCCTGCATGGGCTGTTGTGCAGCTTGCCCGCCTCTCCCATAGAGCAACATCACATCATCACCGTTGTTGCATTGAAGCATGTGTCTCTGGTGAGATCTTTGGGTTGCAGCCCATGGAAACAAAGTGTTTTTAATTTTATATTTGCTTTGTCTAATTCATAGTATTTCCTGCATTTTTTAATAATATTTGGTCATATGTATTGGACAATAGTTCTGCATCTACTGTATTAGATCTATAGCGTTGTgaaatatatatatttttatatcaTATTTACTTGCTAtggtagatgttaatatttttctaTGGTATAGCAATCCATGGTGCAACGCTGACGAGAGGCCAGCAGAGAACGCGGGAAACTGTACGAgctcgccgagcagcagcagccccCCGCCTAATTTTTTTTCCTATTCAATTATTTTCACCGAGTGTTACAGTCAGCAAGACCTTGCTCCTTTTTCGAGTGCACTCCGCAAAACACTTGTGccacgtggtgatgatgatgtctaCTCTGTTTGGTGTGCACCTTTATCTCGTTGTGGCAAATTTTAGCATGGCCCCTTTTACCTCCCCTTTGCATATAAGAGATAAGAGTTCATCATAGATTTGAGCTATTAATTGAATAAGTAGTGATCTATTAAGTCTTATCTTCTCAACTCTTATGTGAAAAAAGGGGTATGAGGGAGCATGTTAAAAGTGCTCGTTGTTGAATGTCCCGATTTTCCAAGTGCGCGAAAAGAAAAACTTGGCAAACATGCCATTGCCGGCAGGAGTCCAACCGAGTCCAGTATGCCGATTGTTACATTGGGCAAATACTTTGCCCTGGGCACTCTGACAAAGTCCTCGATTCGAGTAGTGATGTTTATATTTTTGCTTAAATTTTATGAGGTGATTAATATTAAATAGAAATAATGTATCTTGGTCACAAGATCTTGTGCAATGGACAGAATGGTTATCTTTCTTGAGATCATCTCTTAGATAAGTTTTTCAACTCAATAATCATCTACATGGCATTATTAGTAttaaaccattgtacatgccctagacTGCTGTCTGGGGATTTTTTTTCAGGGATGTGTTGAGAGGAAGGAGACGACTCAAAGGGGGAGGCGAGATCAGACCCCAGGGCTGTGGGCGTCATATCGAAGGATCGTGTTGccagcccaaatttgggccggtgcgTCGGCGCCTATTAATGCTCTTTGGCTAATCTTCCATGTATCGAAGTCCCGCAAAAAAAAGTCATGTGGTACGTTTGCTGTGGAACTAACTTGGGATGCACATTCGGTTAAATGCACATGTATAACAAGTTGTTGTACTGCATCTCAGCTTCCTATGTCAACATAACACAATTTATTAGTTATATACAGAAATCATTCACCTTATATTAGGGCTCTGCAGGCCGGTCAAAAGCTCACTAGTGCAGTGGCAGTAATTAAGCGGTATATAAACTTCTCCAGAAGAACCAACTGTCGTCATAATTGGAGTATCATACATAATATCATGCATGTCAATTAAGTAGGCATTTTTGCTAAGATGACACATAATTAAATGAGAAAAGAGTCTTGAGTATCATGATATTAtatcgtatcatattaaatgtactagtatgtgtcatgcatggtaatTAATAAAGTCATTGCAAAATTAAGTTACAATACTATGTATTGTAGAGGTAATACATAGACTAGTATCATAAACATGATACTAGTTTGTGATACTTTtcattgtgaccagcctaaccGCTAGGTGACCGATAGGGGGTGGGTGGGGGTAGTGCGGTAATCAATGTGCAACGCATTGCGCGAGAGATGATCAAATCGTGATCAAAATCGACAACTACCGGCCGGCTCAGGATCTACTAGCTATATAGATATAGGGAGTAAGAGTACATACTTCCAGTATAAAATTGTTGTACATAATATATATGCTACATGAGCACTGACACATACATTAGATGTACATATTTGTGTGCAAGTGGGTTTGCCATGACATGCAAGTTACTAAGTCAACCAAGCAATCGTGTCCAACGCCTTGTTATCTATCTATTGGAATAATCGATCCGAAGTTAGCGCTGATCCACATAATAGTACTTCATGTCACAAATAAGTGATGCTCTATATATCGACCCACACCAAATGTCAAAGCATTGATCGTGGGAATCACAATTGTGTGGCTCGGAACAAAATGGAAAATGGGGGTGTACCCCAAAGaaacttagagcatctctagtagaCCCCTTAAAACCGCGACCCGCATAAGGGTTTACAGTTCGATGAAGAACAGATTGGCGGGTCGAAATCGTGCGCGGCAGAGTAGACCCCGTATATGAAACTgtataatttgaaaaaaaaaactttCGCAGGAGAAATTGTAACCACACTAGTTCATCAAATACCACATGATCATACActagttcatcacatactacaaGATCATACATTCTACATTCTTCTTCTACTACTACTAGAGGGGGGTGGGGGATCTTGTGGCAGCGAGGCTGAGGTGGATGTACCAAAATGGACGAGCTCGCGGCTGAAGACGACGCGGTGGAGGAGCTcagtcctcctcgtcggagctgaggagATCGATGAACTTCTGCCTCTGCTCCTCGCGGATGTGCCTCCACTCGTCGTCCTTGTCCTTCGCGGCAAGGTTGGCCGCGACCGCCTGCTTGAGGATGAGGTCTTCGAGCTCCTCGTCATGCCGCCGACGCTTCGCTTCCTCGCGCAAGCTCCGTTCAGCAATGGCGGCCACGACTGCGTCGACATCGGCCACGAAATCTTCGGTCCCGATGACCCCTCGGCGCTCGATCTCCTACGACTCCTTCTTGATGGCGACGAGGTCGTGGTCCTCCGGCTCCTCCGACCACACCCTCTTCATGGGGAGAAGCGGCGCGCCGGAAGAGGAAGAGCTCGCGGCGTGGGAAGAGCCCGCGGCCAAGGAGGGCATACGCCCGTGCCGACGGTCGTACTCCTCCGTCTCGCGACGGAGGAGTGTCTGCGGCGGCTCGAGGCCCTTGTTCGTCCACTTCCTCGCCACACGCTTCCTCAAGCCGTCCGAGCGGACACGCTGCTCGCGCTCGGGGTCCCCGCCCCCGCCAGAGCTGCCACCGAAGCCGCGACTAGAgctccacatgcggccccacatcacGGCTGGAGGCGGAACAGGGCTCACCGGCGGcgagaaatgtgagggggagtgggGAATTGCGGCGAAACACGACGGCGGGGGGATAGGGTTTCGACCCGTATCTGGCCCGCGAACCCGTAAATATATTGCTTGGGGGTGTGGTGGTTTGCAGGCCGCGGTAAAAACTTTTACGGGCCGGGCCAGTATATGGGCTCTGTTCTGGCCAGAaaattgggccaggcccatatacTCACCGGAATTTTGCGGGTTCGCGAcatatacggggtctgctagagttgcttttAGAGAGGGCATCTCCAACAACGACCCGCAAACCATCCACATACGCCCGAACCGCGGTATCCGGACATGTTATGCCATCCAACTCGGCCCCGTATCAGTCCGTTTGGTGGCTCGGATGTGTTTTCTCCCGTAAACTAGAGACAAATGTGGGGGGAGGAGGGGGCGAGGGGACTTTGCGAGCATCCAGACAGCACCAAAGCCCGCTTCCTCGCACACGCGCGTTCCCggtcggcgccagctgcccgcatccaTGTCGCTGTAGGGCGGCCAGTTCACATTGAAGACGGCTCCAGGGCAGAAGCGACCTCTCATTGGCTCCTCCATTGAAGCGGCGCGTCGGCCATGGCGCCGCCCGTGATGTGTCCCCGGTTTCCGTGCCTGTTCAATGCTGGCAATGCGTTACTAGACGAGACATGACAAATATTTACCACGCCAGTTCAATGCCACATCCTTCTGTATGCTGCCATTAAGCGGGCTCGTCGGCCGAGAAACCCACTCCAGTGTCGCGCATTGACGCACCCGGATGCCTTGTCTCACCGAAATCTTTTATTTAAAGGTGGCTAAACTCAGGTAACTCCATGCCACAATACAAGATGCTCCCCATCCTTCTCCcttgcaccacatccgccatgactgcaGGCGGGGAAGCTCTGTGGGACATGCTTTCCACTAAGAGGAAGCACGAGGTGGCCGCCCTTGCCGGCCAGCTCGCTTAAGGTCTCTGGCGATGAGGACGACCCCACGATGAAGATGGGCTCCGACGACACCACCCCGACACCGGCGCATGTGCACGCTGGCTTCACCATGGAGAAGGCAGAGGCGCACAACAACGCCGCCATGGCGGAGGTGCGGCCTGCGCTGGCGCCTATGTCGGTGTTCCAGCAGGCGCACGAGGAACAATGGTAAAATTTGTTCCTCCTGAAGTAGCACCAGCTGGCGGAGGGCCAGATGGACGGCAATTTGCGAGCAAGGAGGCCGTGGTTCGTTGTGGGTCCGTGCACTATACGACGCCATCCGCGCTCAATTCTCCCCTCACCAGGTAGTGGACGCAGCTCGCCAGGAAGCGGCCGCCGGAGCTGATGGTGATTGTGGACGAGAACAACGCTAACTACGCCTCCTACCCCTGACGACGAACTATCGGGCGGGTCGGTTCGACGATGACAGCGCCGGCGCCACAATCCCATCGTGGACCTCATGTCCACCTGCGACGAATGAGGTGCAGACTActctgaggatgagtagggcacgGAAGGCGGCGAGGCCTGGTGTCCCATGTGGGCCAGtctgtctcccgtgttctactcttcctcgccgaagACCGTAGCTTCACTTCATCGGTCTTGTCGCCGATGGACATGAAGACGGCGGATGGAGGGCGGCAAGGGCTTCGGTGCCGGACGTAACCGTATGATAGTTTTAGGGGGCCAGAACATTTTTTTCTGTTCTAAATGTTCAAAATCTAATAAAAAtccgccgtgtttgcatgaatgtcgtccagtttgtaaaaaatccttgtgtttgcacgaatttcggccGATTGGTTGAAAAAGTGTTTGAGATGTATGCGGATAGCGTTGGATGACGGCCTTCTTCATCCGTGTCCGCGTACTGGTCCCTACCCACAGACGAATGTGGGGGAAAATTTACGAATTGCCGTTGAAGATGTCCTTACTTCTCCAAATAAATAGTGATTTACGTACGACGGCCTAAGGCATGTGTAATAGCTTAGACAGCTCTTGTCCATAGCCCCTGTTCATGTTACATATAGCACGTACTGAACAACTTtgataataccttgtctatatatatttaGTTGTGTTTGTATATGCTCTGAGATTACGGGGGTAATTGAACTGATCctggaacactagtagaaaaacacctaatag contains:
- the LOC119282385 gene encoding dolabradiene monooxygenase-like, giving the protein MQIMEVVYLVLALLSLCIVLLSRRFRRRSTANEPPGPWQLPVIGSLHHLAGQLPHHAMRDLAQRHGPVMLLRLGDVPTLVVSSPEGALAVMKTHDLAFATRPLRATASVLTNGGRDIVFAPYGDYWRQLRKIAVMELLSARRVLSFRTIREEEVAVMLRDVAEAAAATRPVEMRPLLSALVSDITVRAVMGDRRFKERAVFLSTLDRSMKLVAGFNPPDLWPSSRLASWLSGAVRRAKECHDTGHDILDTIIRERLERRRMEGAGNQDQKDEHLLDVLLSMQEEGRLDMDAVKYVIFDLLSGGSETATLEWTIAELIRNPKVMQKVTAEVRQAFEARGSVADDTLGELPYMHLVIREAFRLHMPTPLLLPRECREPCQILGYDVPRGTQVLINVWAMGRDERYWPGAPSEFRPERFEGEAATLDFRGTNFSFLPFGSGRRTCPGMAFGLANIELALASLLFHFDWEGPPREELDMEEAFGITARRKADLLLRPVLRVPLRGVDSGDVR